One window of Terriglobia bacterium genomic DNA carries:
- a CDS encoding gamma-glutamyltransferase family protein has protein sequence MIKRIIAAALFLVASPLHAQTFRPEIRGSHGIVGSGRYYSVAAGIRMLELGGNAIDAGVATVFASSVVEVSHFGFGGEVPLMIYDARSKKVIVINGQGTAPRDLKPEFFRKMTDDEKKAAHFKNSAGVELPLADIGQGKIPGNGPLAATLPAVMDSLALALENYGTMSLEQVMQPAIELADGFPFVEGLEHYWEQNRKFCEKYPDTMTAYFPGGKTPEVGEMFRQSNLAKTFRALVAAERQEFRRSHDRRKAIEAGRDAFYKGDIARRIADADLKAGGVITFEDLAQYHGKLEQPTTTNYRGYQIYKAGFWDQGPVLLMTLNILEGFDLADMGLDSTEFIHTVTEAVKLAYDDRNAYFGDPDFVKVPAEGLLSKEYAATRRALINPRKAALDHRPGDPWKYEGVAGRRADASGSRYFADSDPGRQIYVPHAEGDPTVGFVSGDTTCVNAVDKDGNLFSASPSSGWILGGAFIAGDTGVPLSNRAQVFSLDEKSPNYLVGGKHPRTTLTPTLVLVPDSDALPGPDQPTAQIGKTNPNGPAGEPPSARKLKPYLALSTPGGDSQDQQVLNVLLNLIDFKMPIQQAIEAPRLNTDHPFSSFDNHQDKPGDLTLESRVAPGVIDALRAKGHLVTVLGPYGMYTGMTAVGVDPKFGTLFGGADVRRERYLMGW, from the coding sequence ATGATAAAGAGGATCATTGCAGCTGCGTTATTTCTAGTCGCCTCACCGCTCCACGCGCAGACGTTCCGCCCGGAAATCCGGGGTTCCCATGGGATCGTCGGCTCCGGCCGCTACTATTCCGTGGCGGCGGGGATCCGGATGCTCGAACTCGGAGGCAATGCCATCGACGCGGGGGTGGCGACGGTATTTGCCTCTTCAGTGGTGGAGGTGTCCCACTTCGGTTTTGGCGGAGAAGTTCCCCTCATGATTTATGACGCGAGGTCGAAGAAAGTCATTGTGATTAACGGCCAGGGAACAGCGCCCCGGGATCTGAAACCGGAATTCTTTAGGAAGATGACGGATGATGAAAAGAAGGCCGCCCATTTCAAAAACAGCGCCGGTGTGGAGCTTCCGCTCGCCGATATTGGGCAGGGAAAGATCCCCGGCAATGGGCCGCTCGCCGCCACCCTGCCCGCCGTGATGGATTCGCTGGCCCTTGCCCTGGAAAATTACGGCACCATGTCCCTGGAACAGGTGATGCAGCCCGCCATCGAACTCGCCGACGGATTTCCTTTCGTTGAGGGATTGGAGCACTACTGGGAACAAAACCGGAAATTCTGCGAGAAGTACCCGGATACGATGACCGCCTATTTTCCGGGCGGAAAGACGCCGGAGGTGGGGGAGATGTTCCGGCAATCCAACCTGGCAAAGACCTTCCGGGCGCTGGTGGCTGCTGAACGCCAGGAGTTTCGCCGTTCGCACGACCGCCGCAAAGCCATTGAGGCGGGGCGCGATGCGTTTTACAAGGGGGACATTGCGCGCCGCATTGCCGACGCTGATCTGAAGGCTGGCGGGGTTATCACATTCGAAGATCTCGCGCAGTACCACGGAAAGCTCGAGCAGCCCACCACGACCAACTATCGCGGATACCAGATTTACAAGGCGGGTTTTTGGGATCAAGGCCCGGTTCTTTTGATGACCCTGAACATTCTTGAGGGATTCGACTTGGCCGATATGGGACTCGACTCCACCGAGTTTATCCATACCGTGACGGAGGCCGTCAAATTGGCCTACGACGACCGCAATGCCTATTTTGGTGATCCTGACTTTGTGAAGGTGCCCGCAGAAGGCCTGCTGTCGAAGGAGTATGCCGCCACGCGCCGCGCTCTCATTAATCCCCGCAAGGCGGCGCTCGACCATCGACCGGGAGACCCCTGGAAATATGAAGGTGTTGCGGGCCGACGAGCTGACGCCTCGGGATCGCGGTACTTTGCCGATTCGGACCCGGGCCGGCAGATTTATGTTCCTCACGCCGAGGGCGATCCCACGGTCGGGTTTGTTTCCGGCGACACGACCTGTGTGAATGCAGTCGATAAGGACGGGAACCTGTTTTCTGCCTCCCCTTCTTCCGGGTGGATTCTCGGAGGCGCGTTCATTGCCGGCGACACCGGCGTGCCGCTTTCTAATCGCGCCCAGGTTTTTTCGTTGGACGAGAAATCCCCGAATTATCTGGTCGGGGGAAAGCACCCGCGGACGACCCTGACTCCGACCCTCGTCCTGGTCCCGGATTCTGATGCACTCCCGGGTCCGGATCAGCCGACGGCACAGATCGGCAAAACAAATCCCAATGGCCCCGCGGGAGAGCCCCCGTCTGCACGGAAGCTGAAGCCTTACCTCGCCCTTTCGACCCCCGGGGGAGATAGCCAGGATCAGCAGGTGCTGAATGTCCTGCTGAATCTAATCGATTTTAAAATGCCCATCCAGCAGGCCATCGAAGCACCCCGGCTGAACACGGACCACCCTTTCAGTTCGTTTGATAATCATCAGGACAAGCCGGGTGATTTGACCCTGGAAAGCCGAGTCGCCCCGGGAGTCATCGATGCCCTTCGAGCCAAGGGACACTTGGTGACCGTCCTCGGACCGTATGGGATGTATACAGGGATGACGGCGGTGGGGGTGGATCCGAAATTCGGGACTTTGTTCGGAGGCGCGGACGTGCGGCGAGAGCGTTACCTCATGGGGTGGTAG
- a CDS encoding DUF2269 domain-containing protein, translating into MSTSQWLDRCPDWQDKHLKEQSRMVPWLLWAHVLGTVLVIGGVIAGWVSMSQAAIAGEAKVVFFALKVMHRMNTWTLHRGAALILMSGFWMAFAGPVPLKLSANPWLLYSVIATHGQTRRLPHHGSRQ; encoded by the coding sequence ATGAGCACTTCACAATGGCTGGATCGATGCCCGGACTGGCAAGACAAGCATCTAAAGGAGCAGAGCAGAATGGTTCCATGGCTGTTGTGGGCTCATGTTCTCGGCACGGTGCTCGTGATAGGGGGTGTTATTGCGGGATGGGTCTCGATGAGCCAGGCGGCGATTGCGGGCGAGGCGAAGGTGGTCTTTTTTGCACTCAAGGTCATGCACCGAATGAACACCTGGACTCTACATCGGGGGGCCGCCCTGATTTTGATGAGCGGATTCTGGATGGCATTCGCCGGGCCAGTCCCCTTGAAGCTGAGCGCCAATCCCTGGTTGTTGTATTCGGTCATTGCTACACACGGGCAGACGAGACGTCTGCCCCACCACGGCTCTCGGCAATAG
- a CDS encoding AsmA family protein: protein MVETEQKKTASGAKAKAVDFWHHRSRATRLELLLLVLVFLFFEFVVPMLLGSQYSKRFFEKHLSDALRYPVTFDRLNTNLFGRPALWVGGMNIQDHEGHPFFRGDEVKMELSLWALLRGHIVLNLIRVVDGDFLAARLPDGRWNIADLVSAGNDPDRAIDLEKTAVEMRNMVATIQDQALPLPLVQHIRLRDFSISTLDIRRKTRLQVDAIDDDHPESSLEVKGNFAVFVPDDLSTLSGNLDLALKHFNLHILNSYLESTQFQVKGFEGFYDLQLKMEGQGSSPISISLRSKADQLKVAVDTTSPGTLGPAGSSHPGPEGLNRGRKWIDLKTASLEGLLGLATGEIRFNKLNGELASTHFEMNGRVYNLHSMMPRLEATVSTGEFEIVDPFRSLIDAQLDEFGRRIFAGLTGSAQAQLVWTGRLDDPTFDWRADLKKGQYRNDRYDFQLKDIVSVMRSSGKKTQIDSLGAQFFGSPLQASGWVDEKDRMNLKVAMPAIPFGKIYPYLKRLRSEGYLDFARWLDRVSSMSGQGHAELLVAGGLDHPEVAGTMSLAGTRIQLAGLPFPLENVGGQVVLKDRIVCTHQFYRRALCAEQISGSLGDSPFELEAALDPEDLSLLALHLRSPSMNLRRYDELTSSRWIDRVDLPIVGQVKEAGGVAEIQLDYPAGGAHRAGPILRSNAPDLARDAVPDAEDDPVARKEDGRVPDFSLQLRNLRNGSAVLSNFGLPLKGFSGGLTYSGDRLRFHRFIGSVGDSSLSLDGGIEQLNELGERWDLKAQMNALFPQASTLLPAAWKNQITAEGQFPVILSILGERHDQLEVRAEVHSPESTQLKLAGSFEKPVGTSSQLALEGIWKNQIFTVNEGKVTLDELPLTVHGYLDFSESHGVEMSLTAAMAQFAPVTTLVKFVKLPATPLRVRGGSASGSITLKGSPSDPQLSSTLRLADVSVDGMPWGPTSLTGDLTVGTEGVSARDFLAIVNKLPMRVTGTLNLKGPNPSLTAEVNNLNLDALVTTLARMSPGAGSPPSVAAGKVITIDVRASSGVFFHQPIKQFVAHGTWDSAIILLNPMEVAAGGSTSTATVSWDSQSNEEHLKFESRDVPMGTFLDEVLDIQIPVEGKLTVRGDLTTRNTDPQNLLASLAGNAHFEASQGNLHYAGLPQRLLSMATLVHEGLFGFNLGRIFQTIDPPQFKRFKSWSADVTFSPDGSARLERSDFKSELFDLTATGTVNTKTEDMVINVKGSLPEIPRGSNFLAQIFGRISIRDLYRNVADITLLIVGQRKRIKPRRYNFEFKLTGNLEGIKSIEDFRFVR from the coding sequence ATGGTTGAGACAGAACAGAAAAAAACAGCATCCGGCGCCAAAGCGAAGGCCGTGGATTTCTGGCATCATCGCTCAAGGGCGACACGCCTGGAGCTTTTACTGCTGGTTCTTGTGTTTCTGTTCTTTGAATTCGTCGTCCCCATGCTCCTCGGCAGCCAGTACTCCAAGCGTTTCTTTGAAAAACACCTCAGCGACGCGCTCCGGTATCCCGTGACCTTCGATCGCCTTAATACGAACCTCTTCGGCCGTCCGGCGTTGTGGGTGGGAGGTATGAACATCCAGGATCACGAGGGTCATCCTTTCTTCAGAGGCGACGAGGTGAAAATGGAGTTGAGCCTCTGGGCGCTGCTGCGCGGACACATTGTGCTGAATCTCATCCGGGTGGTGGACGGCGATTTTCTGGCGGCCCGCCTCCCCGATGGGCGTTGGAACATCGCCGACCTCGTGTCAGCCGGAAATGATCCCGATCGGGCCATCGATCTCGAAAAGACCGCCGTCGAGATGAGGAACATGGTGGCCACCATCCAGGATCAGGCCCTGCCCCTCCCCCTGGTGCAACATATCCGCCTTCGAGATTTTTCCATCTCCACCCTGGACATCCGCCGCAAGACGCGCTTGCAAGTGGACGCCATCGATGACGACCATCCGGAATCCAGTCTCGAGGTCAAGGGAAATTTTGCCGTGTTTGTTCCGGATGACCTCAGCACCCTCAGCGGAAATCTCGATCTGGCCCTGAAACATTTCAACCTCCATATTTTGAATTCCTATCTGGAATCCACCCAGTTTCAGGTGAAAGGCTTCGAGGGTTTCTATGATTTGCAGTTGAAGATGGAAGGACAGGGATCTTCCCCCATCTCCATCAGTCTGCGGTCAAAGGCCGACCAGTTGAAAGTGGCGGTTGACACAACGTCGCCTGGAACCTTGGGCCCCGCAGGGTCGAGTCATCCCGGCCCGGAGGGCTTGAACCGTGGCAGAAAATGGATCGATCTAAAAACCGCTTCGCTGGAGGGACTGCTGGGTCTGGCCACCGGGGAAATTCGGTTCAATAAACTCAATGGAGAGCTGGCGTCCACTCATTTTGAGATGAACGGCCGGGTGTACAACCTCCACAGCATGATGCCCCGCTTAGAGGCCACCGTTTCGACGGGGGAATTTGAGATTGTTGACCCCTTCCGGTCGTTGATCGATGCACAACTGGATGAGTTCGGAAGACGGATCTTCGCGGGACTCACCGGGTCTGCTCAGGCACAATTGGTTTGGACCGGAAGGCTCGATGACCCGACATTCGACTGGAGGGCTGATCTGAAGAAAGGGCAATATCGGAACGACCGGTATGACTTCCAATTGAAGGACATTGTTTCCGTGATGCGGTCCAGCGGCAAGAAGACCCAGATCGATTCGCTGGGAGCACAGTTCTTCGGCTCCCCACTGCAGGCCTCGGGCTGGGTCGATGAGAAGGACCGAATGAACTTGAAGGTCGCGATGCCAGCGATTCCGTTCGGCAAAATCTACCCCTATCTGAAGCGGCTGAGAAGCGAGGGGTACCTGGACTTCGCGCGATGGTTGGATCGGGTCTCCAGCATGAGTGGTCAAGGGCACGCGGAGTTACTGGTGGCCGGGGGGCTGGATCACCCGGAGGTGGCTGGGACCATGAGTTTGGCCGGGACTCGCATACAGCTTGCAGGCCTCCCTTTCCCGCTCGAAAACGTGGGGGGCCAGGTGGTACTGAAGGACAGGATCGTTTGCACGCATCAGTTTTACCGCAGGGCCCTGTGCGCGGAGCAGATTTCCGGCTCCTTGGGGGACTCGCCCTTTGAACTGGAGGCGGCACTGGATCCGGAGGATCTCTCCCTGTTGGCCTTGCACCTCAGGTCGCCGTCCATGAACTTGCGCCGATACGATGAATTGACGTCTTCGCGCTGGATTGATCGAGTGGATTTGCCGATAGTCGGGCAGGTCAAGGAAGCGGGCGGGGTCGCCGAGATTCAGCTGGATTATCCTGCGGGCGGTGCCCACCGTGCCGGTCCGATCCTGAGATCGAATGCTCCTGATTTGGCACGGGATGCCGTTCCTGACGCCGAGGACGATCCGGTCGCGCGGAAAGAAGATGGTCGAGTTCCGGATTTTTCCCTGCAGCTGCGAAATCTGCGAAATGGCAGTGCCGTGCTTTCCAACTTCGGTCTGCCGCTCAAGGGCTTCTCTGGCGGGCTCACCTACAGCGGCGATAGGCTGAGGTTTCATCGCTTCATCGGATCCGTGGGGGACTCTTCTTTGTCGTTGGATGGGGGAATCGAACAGCTCAACGAGCTGGGTGAACGATGGGATCTCAAAGCACAAATGAACGCCCTGTTTCCGCAAGCGTCCACATTGCTTCCGGCGGCATGGAAGAACCAGATTACTGCGGAAGGGCAGTTCCCGGTCATTCTTTCAATCCTGGGTGAACGACATGACCAGCTCGAGGTCCGAGCCGAGGTCCATTCTCCCGAATCGACTCAGCTCAAACTCGCCGGTTCGTTCGAAAAACCGGTGGGCACTTCGAGCCAACTAGCTCTTGAAGGCATCTGGAAAAACCAGATCTTTACCGTCAATGAAGGAAAAGTCACGCTCGACGAACTTCCTTTAACGGTCCATGGATACCTGGATTTTTCGGAGTCTCATGGGGTTGAGATGTCCCTGACCGCGGCGATGGCCCAGTTCGCTCCGGTGACAACGCTCGTGAAGTTCGTCAAGCTCCCAGCGACCCCGCTGAGAGTCCGCGGCGGCTCGGCGTCCGGCTCCATCACGCTGAAGGGGAGCCCGAGCGATCCCCAATTGAGCTCGACCTTAAGACTTGCAGACGTCTCGGTGGACGGAATGCCCTGGGGACCGACGAGTCTGACGGGAGATCTGACTGTGGGAACAGAGGGCGTTTCCGCCAGGGATTTTCTGGCCATTGTGAATAAACTTCCCATGCGCGTTACGGGCACGCTGAATCTGAAGGGACCCAACCCCAGCCTGACCGCCGAGGTGAACAACCTGAATCTCGATGCCCTGGTGACCACTCTGGCCCGTATGTCGCCGGGGGCTGGATCGCCTCCCTCCGTGGCCGCCGGCAAGGTGATAACCATCGATGTGAGAGCTTCGAGCGGGGTGTTTTTTCATCAGCCCATCAAGCAATTCGTGGCGCATGGAACCTGGGACTCCGCCATTATTCTGCTGAACCCGATGGAGGTGGCCGCGGGTGGCAGCACGAGCACCGCTACTGTCAGCTGGGATTCGCAATCGAATGAGGAGCATCTGAAGTTTGAGTCCAGGGATGTGCCCATGGGAACGTTCCTCGACGAGGTTCTCGATATTCAGATTCCGGTGGAAGGGAAGCTTACGGTCCGGGGGGACTTGACCACCCGGAACACCGATCCCCAGAATTTACTGGCGTCGCTCGCGGGCAATGCGCATTTTGAGGCCTCTCAGGGAAACCTGCATTATGCCGGTCTACCCCAGCGCCTCCTCTCCATGGCCACCCTCGTGCACGAGGGATTGTTCGGATTTAACCTGGGACGCATTTTTCAAACCATCGATCCCCCCCAGTTCAAGCGTTTCAAATCCTGGTCTGCTGATGTCACCTTCTCGCCGGACGGTTCGGCGCGCCTGGAGCGAAGTGATTTCAAATCGGAGTTGTTCGATTTGACTGCCACCGGCACCGTGAACACCAAGACGGAGGATATGGTCATCAACGTCAAGGGGTCCCTGCCTGAGATTCCCCGAGGCTCGAATTTTCTCGCCCAAATCTTCGGGCGGATCTCCATCCGCGACCTCTACCGGAATGTCGCGGATATCACACTCTTGATTGTGGGCCAGCGCAAAAGGATCAAGCCGCGCCGTTATAACTTTGAATTTAAATTGACGGGCAATCTAGAGGGGATCAAGTCGATTGAAGATTTTCGTTTCGTCAGATGA
- a CDS encoding outer membrane protein assembly factor BamE, producing the protein MKRLRQRNWQRGCSLVIFVVVVLSTVQLFAATEDDLARLKPGMAKDDVIQTMGKPDSKGEKKGEDPCSWFIYKNVGHYKYVQIWFDCQDKLVGIDKASK; encoded by the coding sequence ATGAAACGATTGAGGCAAAGAAATTGGCAGAGGGGTTGTTCACTGGTTATCTTTGTAGTGGTCGTGTTGAGCACCGTTCAGCTCTTCGCCGCCACCGAAGATGATCTGGCGCGGCTGAAGCCTGGGATGGCCAAGGACGATGTCATCCAGACCATGGGGAAACCGGATTCCAAGGGCGAGAAGAAAGGCGAAGATCCTTGTAGCTGGTTCATCTACAAAAATGTCGGTCACTACAAGTATGTCCAGATCTGGTTCGATTGCCAGGACAAGCTCGTGGGCATCGACAAGGCGTCGAAGTAG
- a CDS encoding transposase, whose protein sequence is MRRCAAGTELARAQVSTLRERLLKLGVWVKRSARRAVLHLPVRYPWFVVLLLEANRGCPRSHVMNAKEQNFRFSSPF, encoded by the coding sequence GTGCGCCGCTGTGCCGCCGGGACCGAACTGGCCCGAGCTCAGGTCAGCACCCTGCGAGAGCGATTGCTCAAGCTGGGCGTGTGGGTGAAACGCTCGGCGCGTCGCGCGGTGCTGCATCTGCCGGTGCGTTATCCGTGGTTCGTGGTTCTGCTGTTGGAAGCGAATCGCGGCTGCCCTCGGAGCCACGTCATGAACGCGAAAGAGCAAAACTTTCGATTCTCCTCTCCCTTCTGA
- a CDS encoding Hsp20/alpha crystallin family protein encodes MQESRRGKNSSTGLEGGLGGMLKGLGDLVEKLGELAENNGELSKTGEINDAGKKLRGIYGFTVKVGLGDQGPRIEPFGNIRRDTKSGRTEVREVREPMLDVFEEEDHVLILAELPGISKEDLRVDLKDDVLTLFAERGDKKYQKEVLLPCVLSKEKMQVSCNNGILEIKCPKSSK; translated from the coding sequence ATGCAAGAAAGTCGAAGAGGGAAGAACTCGAGTACGGGATTAGAGGGGGGCCTGGGAGGGATGTTGAAAGGGCTGGGCGACCTGGTGGAAAAGCTGGGGGAACTTGCCGAAAACAACGGCGAACTTTCCAAGACCGGCGAAATCAACGACGCCGGGAAAAAGCTCCGCGGAATTTACGGATTCACGGTCAAGGTGGGACTGGGTGACCAGGGGCCGCGTATCGAACCCTTTGGAAACATCCGTCGAGACACGAAGTCGGGCCGGACCGAGGTCCGGGAAGTCCGCGAACCCATGTTGGACGTTTTTGAAGAAGAAGACCATGTCTTGATACTGGCGGAGTTACCGGGCATCAGCAAGGAAGATCTTCGCGTCGATCTCAAGGACGATGTGCTCACCCTTTTTGCGGAGCGAGGAGACAAGAAATATCAGAAGGAAGTCCTCCTGCCGTGTGTTCTGTCCAAAGAGAAGATGCAGGTCAGCTGCAACAACGGGATCCTCGAGATCAAGTGCCCGAAGTCGTCGAAATGA
- a CDS encoding CDC48 family AAA ATPase — METAEKLLKLKVSEALSKDVGRAFARMGPEDMARLQVEVGDIVEVNGKSKTVCKVMPAYKEIRDQSRIQLDGLTRENAGTGLDEHVDVRRISCPRAQRIVLAPTNITPSERDLDYIGSRLDGLPVLADNRIRATLFGARWADFKVESTVPKGPVLIDPTTQLVISKGAAVEGKDQRAISYEDIGGLKPHLTRIREMIELPLRYPEVFERLGIDPPKGVLLYGPPGCGKTLIARAIAHETQANFYAVSGPEIIHKFYGESEAHLRKIFEEASQKSPSIIFLDEIDAIAPKREQVVGEVEKRVVAQLLALMDGLSQRRKVIVIAATNLPQVLDPALRRPGRFDREIAIPIPDRHGREDILEIHSRGMPLAEKVDLPHLAEITHGFVGADLEALCREAAMICLRRIMPDVDFGMAHIPYDQLSKLEVVMDDFTEALQTIEPSAMREVFVEVPNVRWEDVGGLDEVKARLVEAVEWPLQFPDLFAQAGIRPPKGILLSGPPGCGKTMLAKAVASETKVNFISVKGPELLSKYIGESEKALREIFRKARQAAPCIVFFDEIDALVPSRGAGTADSHVSERVLSQFLAELDGVEELKKVLVLGATNRLDILDAAILRPGRFDEILEIQVPDEAGRRAIFKVHLREKPLGKGIDIEGLASRAVDFSGADISSVCHHAALQAIRRAVSTISESNPSGVRVVIEASDLEEAFLQVR, encoded by the coding sequence ATGGAAACAGCGGAAAAGCTGCTCAAGCTCAAAGTCAGTGAAGCGCTGAGCAAAGACGTAGGCCGGGCCTTCGCCCGCATGGGGCCGGAAGACATGGCCCGGTTGCAAGTCGAGGTCGGCGACATCGTCGAGGTGAATGGAAAGTCGAAGACGGTGTGCAAGGTCATGCCGGCCTATAAGGAGATACGAGACCAATCCCGAATTCAGTTGGACGGTCTCACCCGGGAGAATGCCGGGACCGGGCTGGATGAGCATGTGGACGTGCGCCGGATCTCCTGTCCGCGCGCCCAGCGGATTGTGCTGGCTCCTACCAATATCACTCCTTCGGAACGGGATTTGGATTACATCGGGAGTCGCCTCGATGGCCTGCCCGTATTGGCGGACAATCGCATTCGCGCCACCCTCTTTGGAGCGCGCTGGGCGGACTTCAAGGTGGAGAGCACGGTTCCCAAGGGACCTGTTCTCATTGACCCAACCACTCAACTGGTCATCTCCAAAGGCGCAGCCGTCGAGGGGAAGGACCAGCGTGCCATTTCCTATGAAGACATTGGCGGTTTGAAGCCTCATCTGACGCGCATCCGTGAAATGATTGAACTGCCGCTGCGTTATCCGGAGGTGTTCGAGCGCCTGGGTATTGATCCTCCGAAGGGCGTGCTTCTTTACGGGCCTCCGGGATGCGGCAAAACGTTGATTGCCCGCGCCATTGCGCATGAAACCCAGGCGAATTTTTACGCCGTCAGCGGGCCCGAGATCATCCATAAGTTTTATGGTGAGAGTGAAGCGCATTTGCGCAAGATTTTCGAAGAGGCCAGCCAAAAGTCTCCCAGCATCATCTTTCTGGATGAGATTGATGCGATTGCCCCGAAGCGGGAGCAGGTTGTCGGAGAAGTGGAGAAGCGGGTGGTCGCTCAACTGCTGGCGCTCATGGACGGGCTTTCGCAGCGGCGCAAGGTGATCGTCATCGCCGCAACGAACCTGCCTCAGGTCCTCGATCCTGCCCTGCGACGGCCGGGGCGTTTTGACCGGGAAATTGCTATCCCCATACCCGATCGTCACGGACGCGAGGACATCCTTGAAATCCACAGCCGGGGGATGCCCTTGGCCGAGAAGGTGGATCTGCCTCATCTGGCCGAAATCACCCACGGTTTTGTCGGGGCGGACCTCGAAGCATTGTGCCGGGAGGCCGCGATGATCTGTCTGCGGCGCATCATGCCTGATGTGGACTTTGGAATGGCCCACATCCCGTATGATCAGCTCTCCAAGCTCGAAGTGGTCATGGATGATTTTACCGAGGCCCTCCAAACCATCGAGCCTTCCGCCATGCGCGAGGTGTTCGTGGAAGTTCCCAATGTGCGCTGGGAGGATGTGGGCGGACTGGATGAGGTCAAAGCGCGCCTCGTGGAAGCCGTTGAGTGGCCGCTTCAGTTCCCTGACCTGTTTGCGCAGGCCGGGATCCGGCCTCCCAAGGGGATTCTGCTCAGCGGCCCACCCGGTTGCGGCAAGACCATGCTCGCCAAAGCCGTCGCCAGCGAGACCAAGGTAAATTTCATCTCGGTGAAAGGCCCGGAGTTGCTTTCCAAGTACATTGGTGAATCTGAAAAAGCCTTGCGGGAGATTTTTCGCAAGGCGCGGCAAGCGGCACCATGCATTGTGTTTTTCGATGAGATTGATGCGCTGGTTCCCAGCCGAGGCGCCGGGACCGCCGATTCGCACGTCAGTGAGCGCGTCTTGAGCCAATTCCTCGCGGAACTGGATGGGGTGGAGGAGTTGAAGAAGGTCCTGGTGCTGGGGGCCACGAATCGGTTGGATATCCTGGATGCGGCCATTCTCCGGCCCGGCCGGTTTGACGAAATCCTGGAAATCCAGGTTCCGGACGAAGCCGGGCGTCGCGCGATCTTCAAGGTTCATTTGCGTGAAAAGCCCCTGGGGAAGGGGATCGACATCGAGGGGTTGGCGTCGCGCGCGGTGGATTTCAGCGGCGCGGACATCAGTTCCGTTTGCCACCATGCTGCCTTGCAGGCCATCCGCCGGGCGGTCAGTACAATTTCGGAATCAAATCCATCCGGTGTCCGGGTGGTGATTGAGGCGAGCGATTTGGAAGAGGCTTTCCTGCAGGTGCGTTGA
- a CDS encoding GvpL/GvpF family gas vesicle protein encodes MEKNATGVYLFCIARSNLVGELNASGLDVQHPLSVFRHSPDLCAVVSEVALKDFCGPEAELCLQELGWIGPRAVNHEAVVEEVMACSPVLPARFGTLFSSQEKLRKFLDVHGEIITHYLDRIRGRSEWSVKGLLHRKQAQQALLSKGLTDRRDDLAVLPPGTRYFEERRIQQEADKEFTHWLNQTCREVAGDLQNHASDFCECEKVPRERQENGVEEVLNWAFLLPEEALPAFRESIRRMNFEHGPQGLRFELSGPWPPYRFVPPLSMDAVA; translated from the coding sequence GTGGAAAAGAATGCCACGGGAGTCTATTTGTTCTGCATTGCCCGATCGAACCTTGTGGGGGAGCTCAACGCATCGGGCTTGGATGTTCAACACCCTCTTTCCGTATTTCGCCATTCACCCGACCTCTGTGCTGTGGTGAGCGAAGTGGCACTAAAGGATTTCTGCGGCCCGGAGGCCGAACTCTGCTTGCAGGAACTCGGCTGGATCGGACCGCGCGCAGTCAATCACGAGGCCGTGGTCGAGGAAGTCATGGCCTGTTCCCCGGTGCTTCCGGCGCGTTTTGGCACGTTGTTCTCATCGCAAGAGAAGTTGAGAAAGTTCTTGGACGTTCATGGCGAAATCATAACCCACTATCTTGACCGGATCAGGGGGCGAAGTGAATGGTCGGTCAAGGGCCTGCTTCATCGAAAGCAGGCCCAGCAGGCATTGTTGTCCAAAGGCCTGACGGATCGGCGCGATGATCTCGCGGTCTTGCCTCCAGGGACCCGGTATTTTGAAGAACGGCGGATTCAGCAAGAGGCCGACAAGGAATTCACACACTGGCTCAACCAGACCTGCCGAGAGGTGGCGGGAGATCTCCAGAATCATGCGTCGGATTTTTGTGAGTGTGAAAAGGTGCCTCGGGAGCGGCAAGAGAACGGAGTCGAGGAGGTCTTGAACTGGGCATTTCTTCTGCCGGAGGAGGCCCTTCCCGCATTTCGAGAGTCCATTCGGCGGATGAACTTCGAGCACGGGCCGCAAGGGTTGCGTTTTGAACTCTCCGGACCCTGGCCTCCCTATCGCTTTGTTCCTCCTCTTTCAATGGATGCCGTCGCATGA